The following are from one region of the Pelagibius sp. CAU 1746 genome:
- a CDS encoding LysR family transcriptional regulator, with protein sequence MPQETTPSTLFEILRSFTTLASTLNLSETVQRLGVTRQTVRRHINTLEELKGAKLFELRNRSYSLTDAGVQCRLEAQAILDQTEDWLRNRSVRARSRDALERVSYKDEKGYSFHAQQHHLGRLWVDAPPLLRRAFEAWSQAELQLEHPAMSSIKAYRLVYRRLQDSWLCVEVGESSSYATWLGWEWAKSAVGRFSQDDPVGTDFDNFMSQAYHGVFVAGGARLDHIAGLIPRARNAEAIPARFQRLLLGCVFPDGEPALALFVARTNRVEISGRAPDEIPEMPAELLMEDDI encoded by the coding sequence GTGCCGCAAGAAACGACACCCTCAACCCTCTTCGAGATCCTGAGGTCCTTCACGACCCTGGCCAGCACGCTCAATCTGAGTGAAACCGTGCAGCGCCTGGGCGTGACGCGCCAGACGGTGCGCCGTCACATCAACACGCTGGAAGAGTTGAAGGGCGCCAAGCTGTTCGAGTTGCGCAACCGCAGCTACTCCCTCACCGACGCGGGCGTGCAATGCCGCCTGGAGGCGCAAGCGATCCTCGACCAGACCGAGGATTGGCTGCGCAACAGGTCGGTGCGGGCGCGCAGCCGCGACGCCCTGGAGCGGGTCTCCTACAAGGACGAGAAGGGCTACAGCTTCCATGCCCAGCAGCACCACCTCGGGCGTCTCTGGGTCGACGCGCCGCCGCTGCTCCGCCGCGCCTTCGAAGCCTGGTCGCAGGCCGAACTGCAGCTCGAGCATCCGGCCATGTCCAGCATCAAGGCCTACCGCCTGGTCTACCGCCGCCTGCAGGACAGCTGGCTCTGCGTCGAGGTCGGCGAATCCTCGTCCTATGCCACCTGGCTGGGCTGGGAATGGGCCAAGAGCGCCGTCGGCCGCTTTTCGCAGGACGATCCCGTCGGCACCGATTTCGACAACTTCATGTCCCAGGCCTATCACGGCGTCTTCGTCGCCGGCGGTGCGCGCCTGGACCATATCGCCGGCCTGATCCCGCGCGCCCGCAATGCCGAGGCCATCCCGGCACGCTTCCAGCGCCTGCTCCTCGGCTGCGTCTTTCCCGATGGGGAGCCCGCCTTGGCGCTCTTCGTCGCCCGCACGAACCGGGTGGAAATTTCCGGGCGCGCACCGGACGAGATACCTGAAATGCCGGCGGAATTGCTGATGGAAGACGACATTTAG
- a CDS encoding helix-turn-helix transcriptional regulator yields MDPSGEIIGKQIAFARAERNLTRQDLGVILGIKSEQLEKYESGKEAMPAGLLCRLSDAFDLPVTAFFRPAAESGSAGRG; encoded by the coding sequence TTGGACCCCAGTGGCGAGATCATCGGAAAACAAATCGCCTTTGCAAGGGCTGAACGGAATCTCACCAGGCAGGATCTAGGCGTCATCCTCGGGATCAAGTCGGAGCAGCTCGAAAAGTACGAGTCCGGCAAGGAAGCCATGCCGGCGGGGTTGCTGTGCCGCCTGTCGGATGCCTTCGACCTGCCGGTCACCGCGTTTTTCCGGCCCGCGGCGGAGAGCGGCTCCGCCGGACGAGGGTAA
- a CDS encoding S1C family serine protease, with amino-acid sequence MPARLTARNMGKTLSFLILGVLGLAALTPLGAAEGAPRGNPLNAVVGVRAKVPPSARTAETLGAERQGGGVVIGEDGLVLTIGYLIMEAVQTEIVEQDGSVVPADVVAYDYDTGFGLLRPLAKLNATPIELGDSTRLPEETQVLVAGPDGPSAALVVSRREFAGYWEYLLPDAIFTAPPYRSFGGAALIGADGRLLGIGSLIVADAARPGETFPGNMFVPISALPPIMEDLLREGRSAKPARPWLGLYAQELRGHVLINRVAPDGPAARAGVAANAIITEVNGHAVSSLSEFYRAVWALGEAGVEVPLTLLDSRLGTQRVTVTSGDRYDYLKLDPSY; translated from the coding sequence ATGCCTGCCAGGTTGACCGCCCGGAATATGGGCAAGACGTTGAGTTTCCTGATTCTGGGCGTCCTCGGCCTTGCCGCGCTGACGCCCCTGGGGGCGGCCGAGGGTGCGCCGCGCGGCAATCCGCTGAATGCGGTCGTCGGCGTGCGCGCAAAGGTGCCGCCCTCGGCGCGCACCGCCGAGACCCTGGGCGCCGAGCGCCAAGGCGGCGGCGTGGTCATCGGCGAAGACGGCCTGGTCCTCACCATCGGCTACCTGATCATGGAAGCGGTGCAGACGGAGATCGTCGAGCAGGACGGCTCGGTGGTGCCGGCCGACGTCGTCGCCTACGACTACGACACCGGCTTCGGCCTGCTGCGCCCGCTGGCCAAGCTGAACGCCACGCCCATCGAACTGGGCGATTCCACCCGGCTGCCCGAGGAGACCCAGGTTCTGGTCGCCGGTCCCGACGGGCCCAGCGCGGCCCTGGTGGTCTCGCGCCGCGAGTTCGCCGGCTATTGGGAGTACCTGCTGCCCGACGCCATCTTCACCGCCCCGCCCTACCGCAGCTTCGGCGGCGCGGCGCTGATCGGCGCCGACGGGCGGCTGCTGGGCATCGGCTCGCTGATCGTGGCCGACGCGGCCCGGCCGGGCGAGACCTTCCCGGGCAACATGTTCGTGCCCATCTCGGCCCTGCCGCCGATCATGGAAGACCTGCTGCGCGAGGGCCGCTCGGCCAAGCCGGCGCGGCCCTGGCTGGGGCTCTACGCCCAGGAACTGCGCGGCCACGTGCTGATCAACCGGGTCGCGCCGGATGGACCCGCCGCGCGCGCCGGCGTCGCCGCCAACGCCATCATCACCGAGGTAAACGGGCACGCCGTCTCCAGCCTGTCCGAATTCTACCGTGCCGTCTGGGCGCTGGGAGAGGCCGGCGTCGAAGTGCCGCTGACGCTGCTGGACAGCCGCCTCGGCACGCAGCGGGTGACCGTCACCTCCGGCGACCGCTACGACTATCTGAAGCTCGATCCGAGCTATTAG
- a CDS encoding succinylglutamate desuccinylase/aspartoacylase family protein, translated as MPVRSECLPLLTASPGSARHLNVHRFGNPGARPKVYLQAALHADETPGLLVQHHLYGLLEEAERRGEIQGEIVMVPYANPIGLAQFTNGENLGRYEQGGGGNFNRNWPDLYEPIVEAVKDRLSEDEAGNVAVIRHAMIEQLATQQAGSELQSLRLHLARLAADADVVLDLHCDDEALMHLFLTPALWPQGADFAADLGCRAVLLAEDSGGNSFDETFSTPWTRLAERFPDVPIPPACFSGTVELRGRADVDDATARADAQALYHSLQRFGAVAGQPPAPPAALCEATALEATDSVRSPAAGVIAYNVTLGQEVKAGDVIAWIVDPSAAPGAARTAVTTQASGLVLSRRSHRYVRPGLAIAKVVGKEPLVHRQGAYLLED; from the coding sequence ATGCCCGTCCGCAGCGAATGCCTGCCTCTCCTGACCGCCAGCCCCGGCAGCGCCCGGCACCTCAACGTCCACCGCTTCGGCAACCCCGGCGCCCGGCCCAAGGTCTATCTGCAGGCCGCGCTGCACGCCGACGAAACCCCGGGCCTGCTGGTCCAGCACCATCTCTACGGCCTGCTGGAGGAGGCCGAGCGGCGCGGCGAGATCCAGGGCGAGATCGTCATGGTGCCCTATGCCAACCCCATCGGCCTGGCGCAGTTCACCAACGGCGAGAACCTGGGGCGCTACGAGCAGGGCGGCGGCGGCAACTTCAACCGCAACTGGCCCGACCTCTACGAGCCCATCGTCGAGGCGGTGAAGGACAGGCTGAGCGAGGACGAGGCCGGCAACGTGGCGGTGATCCGCCACGCCATGATCGAACAACTGGCCACCCAGCAAGCCGGCAGCGAGTTGCAGTCGCTGCGCCTGCACCTGGCGCGGCTGGCCGCCGACGCCGACGTGGTGCTGGACCTGCACTGCGACGACGAAGCGCTGATGCACCTCTTCCTCACCCCGGCGCTGTGGCCGCAGGGGGCGGACTTCGCCGCCGACCTGGGATGCCGCGCGGTACTGCTGGCCGAGGACTCCGGCGGTAATTCCTTCGACGAGACCTTTTCGACGCCCTGGACCCGCCTGGCCGAGCGCTTTCCCGACGTGCCCATCCCGCCGGCCTGTTTTTCCGGCACGGTGGAGCTGCGCGGGCGCGCCGACGTCGACGACGCCACGGCCCGCGCCGACGCCCAGGCGCTCTACCACAGCCTGCAGCGTTTCGGCGCCGTGGCCGGGCAGCCGCCGGCCCCGCCGGCCGCGCTCTGCGAGGCGACGGCGCTGGAGGCCACGGACTCGGTGCGCAGCCCGGCCGCCGGGGTCATCGCCTACAATGTGACACTGGGCCAGGAGGTGAAAGCCGGCGACGTCATCGCCTGGATCGTCGACCCCTCGGCCGCGCCCGGCGCCGCCCGCACCGCCGTCACCACCCAGGCCAGCGGCCTGGTGCTGTCGCGGCGCAGCCACCGCTACGTGCGCCCGGGCCTGGCGATCGCCAAGGTGGTCGGCAAGGAGCCGCTGGTCCACCGCCAGGGCGCCTACCTGCTGGAGGACTGA
- a CDS encoding UvrD-helicase domain-containing protein, giving the protein MSDLFAAPPASSQGVGPYPYLEALNEGQRAAVEALDGPVLVLAGAGTGKTRALTTRLAHLLITGKARSPGEILAVTFTNKAAREMKDRVAALLNRESVEGWWLGTFHAIAARILRRNPEAVGLKSNFTILDTDDQIRLMKQILQAENVDEKKWPARALLAIIGRWKDRGLSPEKVSAGEAGDFARGRAVELYKAYQERLRTLNACDFGDLLLHNLTLFQNEPEVLADYHRRFRYVLVDEYQDTNVSQYLWLRLLAQGHKNICCVGDDDQSIYGWRGAEVGNILRFEEDFPGAKVVRLERNYRSTGRILAAASGLIAHNEGRLGKTLWTEDDEGEKLRLRGLWDGEAEARFVGEEIEALIARDKTHPLNQIAILVRTGAMTREFEERFITLGLPYRVVGGPRFYERQEIRDALAYLRALHQPADDLAFERIMNKPKRGLGDATLQTLYQAARAGGVPLALAARRLADTDELRPAARRSLTKLLDDFDRWRGLMETTPHPELAEIVLEESGYVEMWQNDKSLEAPGRLENLKEFVNALGEFENLAGFLEHVSLVMEAITQEGQDMVTIMTLHAAKGLEFDTVFLPGWEEGLFPNQRALDETGRSGLEEERRLAYVGLTRARKRVIISFAANRRMHGSWAAAIPSRFVDELPKEQVEVESDQGVYGAAASAFGGMGDGWGGAEWREARVSPGLHRARQRRDKGSSPFIDVVPTRVETIGSGAFQRGDRVFHQKFGYGSIKSVEGERLNISFDKAGEKKVIASFVVPADQAG; this is encoded by the coding sequence ATGTCCGATCTTTTCGCGGCCCCCCCGGCGTCTTCGCAGGGCGTGGGGCCTTATCCCTATCTGGAGGCTCTCAATGAGGGCCAGCGCGCCGCCGTCGAGGCTCTCGACGGCCCGGTGCTGGTGCTGGCCGGCGCGGGCACCGGCAAGACCCGGGCCCTGACCACCCGCCTGGCCCACCTGCTGATCACCGGCAAGGCGCGCTCGCCGGGCGAGATCCTGGCCGTCACCTTCACCAACAAGGCGGCGCGGGAGATGAAGGACCGGGTGGCGGCCCTGCTGAACCGCGAGTCGGTGGAGGGCTGGTGGCTCGGCACCTTCCACGCCATCGCCGCGCGCATCCTGCGCCGCAACCCGGAGGCGGTGGGCCTGAAGAGCAACTTCACCATCCTCGACACCGACGACCAGATCCGCCTGATGAAGCAGATCCTGCAGGCCGAGAACGTCGACGAGAAGAAGTGGCCGGCGCGCGCCCTGCTGGCCATCATCGGGCGCTGGAAGGACCGCGGCCTGTCACCCGAGAAGGTATCGGCGGGCGAGGCCGGCGACTTCGCGCGCGGCCGCGCGGTGGAACTCTACAAAGCCTACCAGGAGCGCCTGCGCACTTTGAACGCCTGCGACTTCGGCGACCTGCTGCTGCACAACCTGACGCTCTTCCAGAACGAGCCGGAGGTGCTTGCCGACTACCACCGCCGCTTCCGCTACGTGCTGGTCGACGAGTACCAGGACACCAACGTCTCGCAGTATCTCTGGCTGCGCCTCCTGGCCCAGGGCCACAAGAACATCTGCTGCGTGGGCGACGACGACCAGTCGATCTACGGCTGGCGCGGCGCCGAGGTCGGCAACATCCTGCGCTTCGAGGAAGACTTCCCCGGCGCCAAGGTGGTGCGCCTGGAGCGCAACTACCGCTCCACCGGGCGCATCCTGGCCGCGGCCTCGGGCCTCATCGCCCACAACGAGGGGCGCCTGGGCAAGACGCTGTGGACCGAGGACGACGAGGGAGAGAAGCTCCGCCTGCGCGGCCTCTGGGACGGTGAGGCCGAGGCGCGCTTCGTCGGCGAGGAGATCGAGGCCCTTATCGCCCGCGACAAGACGCACCCGCTGAACCAGATCGCCATCCTGGTGCGCACCGGCGCCATGACCCGCGAGTTCGAAGAGCGCTTCATCACTCTGGGCCTGCCCTACCGGGTCGTCGGCGGCCCGCGCTTCTACGAGCGCCAGGAGATCCGCGACGCGCTGGCCTACCTGCGCGCGCTGCATCAGCCCGCCGACGACCTGGCCTTCGAGCGCATCATGAACAAGCCCAAGCGCGGCCTGGGCGACGCCACCCTGCAGACGCTTTACCAGGCCGCGCGCGCCGGCGGCGTGCCTCTGGCCCTGGCCGCGCGCCGCCTCGCCGACACCGACGAGCTGCGCCCGGCCGCGCGCCGCAGCCTGACCAAGCTGCTGGACGACTTCGACCGCTGGCGCGGGCTGATGGAGACCACGCCGCATCCGGAGCTGGCGGAGATCGTGCTGGAGGAGTCCGGCTACGTCGAGATGTGGCAGAACGACAAGTCGCTGGAGGCGCCGGGGCGGCTGGAGAACCTGAAGGAATTCGTCAACGCCCTGGGCGAGTTCGAGAACCTCGCCGGCTTCCTGGAGCACGTCTCCCTGGTCATGGAGGCGATCACCCAGGAAGGCCAGGACATGGTCACCATCATGACCCTGCACGCCGCCAAGGGCCTGGAGTTCGACACCGTCTTCCTGCCGGGCTGGGAGGAGGGGCTGTTCCCCAACCAGCGCGCCCTCGACGAGACCGGGCGAAGCGGCCTGGAGGAGGAACGCCGCCTTGCCTACGTCGGCCTGACCCGCGCGCGCAAGCGGGTCATCATCTCCTTCGCCGCCAACCGGCGCATGCACGGCTCCTGGGCCGCGGCCATTCCCTCGCGCTTCGTCGACGAGCTGCCCAAGGAGCAGGTCGAGGTGGAGAGCGACCAGGGCGTCTACGGCGCCGCGGCGTCGGCTTTTGGCGGCATGGGGGACGGTTGGGGCGGTGCCGAGTGGCGCGAGGCGCGGGTCAGTCCCGGTCTGCATCGCGCGCGCCAGCGCCGGGACAAGGGCTCCTCGCCCTTCATCGACGTGGTGCCGACCCGGGTCGAGACCATCGGCAGCGGCGCCTTCCAGCGCGGCGACCGGGTGTTCCATCAGAAATTCGGCTACGGCAGCATCAAATCCGTCGAGGGCGAGCGCCTCAACATCAGCTTCGACAAGGCCGGCGAGAAGAAAGTCATCGCCAGCTTCGTGGTGCCCGCCGACCAGGCCGGCTGA
- a CDS encoding 50S ribosomal protein L11 methyltransferase, translating into MSATYCLSLSVPAQTLDTFEAIFEPLDGAIVTGARDSVGIVPWQLYLAERPEDAEVERLIAIACEVADLAETPAYSLEALPDIDWVAESQKALPPIAAGRFRVRGSHVTEPAPPGAIDLLIDANAAFGTGRHETTRGCLLALQDIAKKRPVGRPITRILDMGCGSGVLAMAAAKLWPCRVLGVDNDAPSIRVAQENLEANGVADTVHLLLGDGFKDARVRREGPYELILANILAEPLCAMAREVTRHLAPGGTVILSGLLISQERQVTARYRAAGLALVKRYRLGEWSTLVLGGGV; encoded by the coding sequence GTGAGTGCGACCTACTGTTTGTCCCTGAGCGTCCCTGCACAGACGTTGGACACCTTCGAGGCGATCTTCGAACCCCTGGACGGCGCCATCGTCACCGGCGCGCGCGACAGCGTCGGCATCGTGCCCTGGCAGCTCTACCTGGCCGAACGGCCGGAGGACGCCGAGGTCGAACGCCTGATCGCCATCGCCTGCGAAGTTGCGGATCTTGCGGAAACGCCCGCCTACAGCCTGGAGGCGTTGCCCGATATCGACTGGGTGGCGGAGAGCCAGAAGGCGCTGCCGCCGATCGCCGCCGGGCGCTTTCGCGTCCGCGGCTCCCACGTCACCGAGCCGGCGCCGCCGGGCGCCATCGACCTGTTGATCGACGCCAACGCCGCCTTCGGCACCGGACGCCACGAAACCACGCGCGGCTGCCTCCTGGCCCTGCAGGACATCGCCAAGAAGCGGCCGGTCGGCCGGCCGATCACCCGCATCCTCGACATGGGCTGCGGCTCCGGCGTGCTGGCCATGGCGGCGGCCAAGCTGTGGCCCTGCCGGGTGCTGGGCGTCGACAACGACGCGCCCTCCATCAGGGTCGCCCAGGAGAATCTCGAGGCCAATGGCGTCGCCGACACGGTGCATTTGTTGCTGGGCGACGGTTTCAAGGACGCGCGGGTGCGCCGCGAGGGACCCTACGAGCTGATCCTCGCCAACATCCTGGCCGAGCCGCTCTGCGCCATGGCCCGGGAGGTGACGCGCCACCTCGCCCCCGGCGGCACGGTGATCCTCTCCGGCCTCTTGATCTCCCAGGAGCGCCAGGTCACCGCCCGCTACCGCGCCGCCGGCTTGGCGCTGGTGAAGCGCTATCGCCTGGGCGAGTGGTCGACGCTGGTGCTGGGCGGCGGCGTGTGA
- a CDS encoding DUF1127 domain-containing protein, with the protein MTRLSDFPGRPVGSEAVRWDQRSLDVDTVINTARTLRAEYIADHLRSAARAIALRSGLSAFFAAWRRRRQCRRTLKALTALDDRMLNDIGVDRAEIAATAALSCDASGDAAPSGGNSAWHGLAAWAAREVNRRRTLRELSALSDEMLADIGISRAEIPDIVDALSSGRTPDTTGATAGIAGIPAAEPVPAQLLALVEVRRSLQQAANQNLDRPAA; encoded by the coding sequence ATGACCCGCCTATCTGATTTCCCCGGTCGCCCTGTCGGCAGCGAGGCAGTGCGGTGGGATCAGCGATCCCTTGACGTCGATACTGTCATCAACACGGCCCGGACCCTGCGGGCCGAGTACATCGCCGATCACCTGCGCAGCGCTGCCCGAGCCATCGCCCTCCGGAGCGGCCTCTCCGCCTTCTTCGCCGCCTGGCGCCGCCGCCGGCAGTGCCGCCGCACCCTGAAGGCCCTGACCGCGCTCGACGATCGTATGCTGAACGACATCGGCGTGGACCGCGCGGAGATCGCCGCGACCGCGGCGCTGAGCTGCGACGCCTCCGGCGATGCGGCCCCGAGCGGCGGCAATTCCGCCTGGCACGGGCTGGCCGCCTGGGCCGCGCGCGAAGTGAACCGCCGCCGCACCCTGCGTGAGCTCTCGGCCCTGTCCGACGAAATGCTCGCCGACATCGGCATCTCCCGCGCGGAGATTCCCGACATCGTCGACGCGCTCTCGTCCGGCCGGACCCCGGATACCACCGGCGCGACGGCCGGCATCGCCGGCATCCCGGCGGCAGAACCCGTTCCGGCCCAGTTGTTGGCCCTGGTGGAAGTACGCCGCAGCCTGCAGCAGGCGGCCAATCAGAACCTCGACCGTCCGGCCGCCTGA
- a CDS encoding aminopeptidase P family protein — protein sequence MAKTEALDVTAETAAGRLAALRAELAQCGVDGFLVPRGDEHQGEYVPPSAERLAWLTGFKGSAGMACVLSGAAAIFVDGRYTLQVRQEVEERLFTPRHVTEEPLSEWLKENLRPGQRLAYDPWLHTEDQVRRLEKTLDGLGASLVALEENPLDAVWRDRPAPPKAEIQLHDLALAGRSSADKREELGGELDKAGVAAAVLTLPDSIAWLLNVRGGDVTHSPLPLSFALLYADGGVEWFVDPDKLTPQVVQQLGNAVSIEAPERLGDSLSRLGKAGHKVLADPATAARWIFERLRAAGAEVLPGADPCLLPKACKNAAELEGMRRAHRRDGAAVSRFLHWLSVEAEARAAGDSDGGPVSEMEAAKRLEAFRAETGELRDLSFDTIAGSGPNGAIVHYRVSEESDRALGQGELFLCDSGGQYPDGTTDITRTLAIGAPSEEMRRRFTLVLKGHIALARARFPKGTSGSQLDSLARYALWQEGLDYDHGTGHGVGSYLNVHEGPQRISKLPNSVALKPGMIVSNEPGYYKTGAYGIRIENLVAVTESPRGEGEEREMLAFETLTLAPIDRRLVLRDLLSAEEAAWLDSYHARVRAEIAPQLEGAARSWLEAATAPLAE from the coding sequence ATGGCGAAAACCGAGGCTCTTGACGTTACCGCCGAGACTGCCGCCGGCCGCTTGGCCGCTCTGCGCGCGGAACTGGCCCAGTGCGGCGTGGACGGTTTCCTGGTCCCGCGCGGCGACGAGCATCAGGGAGAATATGTGCCCCCTTCGGCCGAACGCCTGGCCTGGCTGACCGGCTTCAAGGGCTCGGCCGGCATGGCCTGCGTGCTGAGCGGGGCGGCGGCGATCTTCGTCGACGGGCGCTACACCCTGCAGGTCCGCCAGGAGGTCGAGGAGAGGCTCTTCACGCCGCGCCACGTCACCGAGGAGCCGCTGTCGGAGTGGCTGAAGGAGAACCTGCGCCCCGGCCAGCGCCTGGCCTACGATCCCTGGCTCCACACCGAGGACCAGGTGCGCCGCCTGGAGAAGACGCTGGACGGCCTCGGCGCCAGTCTGGTGGCCCTGGAAGAGAACCCCCTGGACGCCGTCTGGCGCGACCGCCCGGCGCCGCCCAAGGCCGAGATCCAGCTGCACGACCTGGCGCTGGCCGGGCGCAGCAGCGCCGACAAGCGTGAGGAATTGGGCGGCGAGCTGGACAAGGCCGGTGTCGCCGCGGCGGTGCTGACCCTGCCGGACTCCATCGCCTGGCTGCTGAACGTGCGCGGCGGCGACGTCACCCACTCGCCGCTGCCGCTGTCCTTCGCCCTGCTGTACGCCGACGGCGGCGTGGAATGGTTCGTCGATCCCGACAAGCTGACCCCGCAGGTGGTCCAGCAGCTCGGCAACGCCGTTTCCATCGAGGCGCCGGAGCGCCTGGGCGACAGCCTCAGCCGCCTCGGCAAGGCCGGGCACAAGGTGCTGGCCGACCCCGCCACCGCGGCGCGCTGGATCTTCGAGCGCCTGCGCGCGGCCGGGGCCGAGGTGCTGCCGGGCGCCGATCCCTGCCTGCTGCCCAAGGCCTGCAAGAACGCGGCGGAGCTGGAGGGCATGCGGCGCGCCCACCGGCGCGACGGCGCCGCGGTCAGCCGCTTCCTGCATTGGCTGAGCGTGGAGGCGGAGGCGCGCGCCGCGGGCGACAGCGATGGGGGGCCGGTCAGCGAGATGGAGGCGGCGAAGAGGCTGGAGGCGTTCCGCGCCGAGACCGGGGAACTGCGCGACCTTTCCTTCGACACCATCGCCGGCTCGGGCCCGAACGGCGCCATCGTCCACTACCGGGTCAGCGAGGAGAGCGACCGGGCGTTGGGGCAAGGGGAGCTGTTCCTCTGCGATTCCGGCGGCCAGTATCCCGACGGCACCACCGACATCACCCGCACGCTGGCCATCGGCGCGCCCAGCGAGGAAATGCGCCGGCGCTTCACGCTGGTGCTCAAGGGCCACATCGCGCTCGCGCGGGCGCGTTTTCCCAAGGGCACCTCGGGCAGCCAGCTCGACAGCCTGGCCCGCTATGCCCTGTGGCAGGAAGGCCTCGACTACGACCACGGCACCGGCCACGGCGTGGGCAGCTACCTGAACGTCCACGAGGGGCCGCAGCGCATCTCCAAGCTGCCCAACAGCGTCGCCCTGAAGCCGGGCATGATCGTCTCCAACGAGCCGGGCTACTACAAGACCGGCGCCTACGGCATCCGCATCGAGAACCTGGTGGCGGTGACCGAGAGCCCGCGCGGCGAGGGGGAGGAGCGCGAGATGCTGGCCTTCGAGACCCTGACGCTGGCGCCCATCGACCGGCGGCTGGTGCTACGCGATCTGCTCAGCGCGGAGGAAGCGGCTTGGCTGGACAGCTACCACGCAAGGGTGCGCGCGGAGATCGCTCCCCAGTTGGAGGGAGCGGCAAGGTCCTGGCTGGAAGCGGCGACGGCGCCGCTGGCGGAATAG